CGCCAGGAGTTGCCCTCAGTAATAGAAAGACTAATGTGGTAATGAACCACAACATAATCGGCGCTAGTAGTAGCCGAGAGAGAATGTAGTATTGAAGGGCTTTAGAACGAGACATCTTTCTAAGTGCTGAGTGGAAAGTGCTGAGTGCTGAGTGGGTTTGTGAGTGCTGAGTGGAAAGTGCTGTTGCTTTAGCTTCTGCGTAGCAGTGTGCTGAGTGGGGAAAAGGGTGGGGGAAAAGAGTGCTTCGCTTGGGTGTGCGTGTTAGCTTCCGCGTAGCGGTGTGCTGAGTGGGGAAGGAGTGCTGAGTTGATAGTTAGCAAGTTTTTCTATCTCTTCTTCCCTAACCCCTAACTCCCAACTCCCTTCTTCCCCAACCCCTAACTCCCAATTCCCAACTCCCCTCTTCTTACTTAGAGATGCTAGAGAACAGCAACTTCTGAGTGGGTTCGAGACGGACGCCGTTGATGCCTTTTTGGGCGAAGGCGTAATCTCTGTCTAGCCACATGGGAATAAAGGGGACATCTCTGGCAAGGATATCTTGAATTTGACCTAAGATTGCGTAGCGCCTGTCGCGGTCGGTTTCTTGGCGCTGTTGGCGAATGAGGTTAACCACTTCGGTATTGTAGTAGAAAGAGCCGTGGTTTTGGCTGGCCCCAACTTTGCAGCCTTCGGTGGCGGAACCTTCGTTACAGTCGAGGAAGGGTTGGATGTAGTTGTCGGGGTCGAAGTAGTCGGCGTACCAGTCGAGGAGAAAGGTGGGATAGATACCTTTGTCGAGGTTTTGGAAGGCGGTGGTGGATTCTACACTTTTGAGTTCTAGTTGTAGGATACCGTCCATTTTTTGATCGGCGATCGCTTTCAGGGTACTGGCGACTAAACTGCGTTTGGTGGAGTTGGAGGAATACCAAATTTCTACAACGGCGGGGTTAGCTTGAGAAAAACCCGCTTGTGTCAGCAGTTGCTTGGCTTTCTCGGCGTTCCCGTCGCCGTATTGTTCAAACACGGGTTTATGAGAGGGGAAGGTATCGGGAATGAGGCTATACAGGGGTTCGGCTAAATCTTGTAAAACCCGTTGGTTCAGGATATTGCGGTCTACAATGGCAGCTAAGGCTTGACGCACTTCAACTCGGTTGAGGGGTTCGGAGTTGACGTTCAGCACCATGTAGTTGACGCTATTCCCATCGGCGGTAATTTCTTGCCAGCCTTGTCTTTGGGTTTCTTTTTCTAAGCTTTTAATCTGCTCGGAGTCTAGCGTACCAGAGGCGACATCGATGGCTCTAGTGCGAAAGGCGTTAAAGAGATTGGACGAGGAGGTAAACAGTTGAATGTCTACGCCTTGGTTTTGGGGTTTTTCTCCCCAGTAATCTTCAAAGACATCGAGGCGAATGACATCGGTACCAAATTGGGCCAGTTTATAGGGGCCAGTTCCTACAAACGTATCGGGTTTAAACTGTCCGGTACCGATTTGGTAAGCTTGGGGTGAAATGGCAGCAGTTCCCGGAAAGGTGAGAAGTTCGGGAAAGGCGGCGAAGGGTTGTTGCAGTTTAATGGTTAACTCGTATTCCCCCGTTGCGTTGACAGACTCGACAATATCTTTCAGCAAAAAGGCAGGAGTCCCCTCATTTTCCATAAAGCGGTTGAGGGAAAAAGCCATCGCTTCGGCGTTAAAAGAGGTGCCATCGTGGAAGAGAACGCCTTGGCGGAGGGGGATGGTGTAGGTTAATTTATCGTCGCTGATAGTTGGGAGTGCTGTGGCGAGTTGCGGGGTAAGTTCTGTTGTACCCGAACGATAGGTGTAAAGGCGATCGCCTAAATTATAGAGCAAGTTACCCGAAGCAATCTCGTAGGAGTCCGCCGGGTCGAGGGTGCGGACTTTTAAGGTCGTGCCAATATTAACGCGGGGGTTACTTGCACCTCCCAAGGTGGAGTTTTGGGTGGTGGTTTGGCTAGCACAACTAACCACTAGCAAGAAACACAGGGAAAATAAACCGAAAAATTGGCTAAGGCGTTGCCACCGTTTTGAGAGAAGCTTGGGGTAGTTCATTCGCTGCATGAGGAGAAATCAGGCCTAATAACCGAGATATTGTACAAAGGTTAGCGTGCAAGCAACGGAGTCGAGCAGAATTCCTTGGGTTTATTCGGGGTTGACGCGGGATAATCCGACAAGTTGCAATTTTAGGGTGAGAATTGAATAACGGCTAGTGGGAAAATCAGAAATTGTTCTGCTTTTGCTTTGCTTTTTATGAATATTGCGATTATCGGTTGCGGTTATGTGGGTTCGGCGATGGCGCGTTTCTGGCAAACCCAAGGATTTAATCTGACTGCAACGACGACAACCCCCGATAAGTTAGAGTCGTTAGCCAGTATGGCTCAAACGGTAAAATTAGTTCGGGGTGATGATGCAGAATCGTTGAAAGCGACCTTACAGGGTCAGGAAGTGGTGTTACTCTCTGTGGGGGCAAAAAACGCCAACAGTTATGCTGAAACCTACTTGCAGACGGCGCAAACCCTCGCTGATGTGCTGCCGCAAGTGCCGACAGTCCGCCAAGTTATTTATACCGGAAGTTATGCCGTTTATGGCGATCGCCAAGGCGCAGAAGTCACCGAAACCACCCCCGTTGCGCCAGTCAACTCCAATGGCGAAATACTGGTTCAAACCGAACAGACTTTACTCAACGCTGCGACCGATACTTTAAATATCTGTATTCTCAGACTCGGTGGAATTTATGGCCCCGGACGAGAACTGGTTAAAATTTGGGGTAGAGTGGCAGGCACGACTAGACCGGGTGATGGTTCTGATATTACCAACTGGGTGCATTTAGACGATATCGTCGGCGCAATTGAATTCGCTAGAGCTAACCCCCTCAATGGGATATACAATCTAGTCGATGACGCGCATCTCCCCCAAGCCGAACTGCTTTCGCAAGTCTACCAAACCCACAACCTCCCCCCCGTCCAATGGGATGCGTCCCAAAAAAGTTCTCGTCCCTACAACGCCAAAGTCTCCAACCAGAAAATTAAGGAGGCTGGATATCAACTCCTGCATCCCCAAATGCAGTTTTGATCCGGAATCTGTCTATACTCATAGATCAAGGGTTAAGACACGGTTGGGTAGCGTTTTTCTGGTAGCAAGTAAGCTATTCAGTATTTAAATTGGGTACTGTTAGCGAGCAAGATGTTTGTGCTGACGCACACGCTACGCGAACGCACTTGCGTTGGTTTCATATTTTTCTGTTTCCCAATTTAGGCAGTTAACAGCTTGTTGCTAGGCTTGCCAGTATGTTTCTCAGACATTTTCGCACAGAGAAACCCTATCCAGTTCTATCGGTTGGAAACCTGTCTAATCGGGTTTTAGGTTACATGCATCTTAACTTTGAGAGGATATTTCCAAGGAGTGAAAAGAAAAGATGCGTAGACGCGATCGCCTTAATATTCTGACTATCATTAAAAGAATCACCTTCATCTTTATTGGGATATCCGCAGTCTGTTCTTCAGCCGTCCTCTTTCTCTGGATTTTTGGTCTTCCAGGCACTCAAAATGGGTATGCGCGGGGTTGGGAACTGGGATTATACACGCTTTTTCACTATGTCGTTGGCTGCGTGTTTTTCTTTGTTACTTATGTAATTGGGATACTGGTTTCTAAAAAGTTTCAGAGGATGCGGAATTTTAATCTATTTACAATTAGCATCTTCTGGATATTTTTCCTTTACTCTGCCTTTAATATGTTGCGAGCTTTCTACATGATGTTTTCAGCGTCCTAAGTCCGCTATTATGGACGCCAAGAGGGATGTCAATACCTAGAAAATAATCTTAATAGAAGAGAGTCAATGCGATCGCACTTTTAATGACACTGCTGGATATCAGCATTACTTTTTCCCCCAGAGTAACAACGAGGATCGGCACTCAACCCTTAGACAAGCTAGAATGTTGAAAAAAACATCATCATTGGGGCGAACCGATGGGAAGGTGCTTTACTGCGAGTCAAAGGTTGCTGTTGTTGCGAAAGGCGGGATATCGCTGTCAGCATTGCGGGGTACCGCTAACCCCCGATAACTTTGCAGCAGATCATCGCATTCCCTATTCTAAAGGTGGCGCAACAGAAGTTTGGAACGGTCAGGCGTTGTGTAGGGGGTGCAACTTACTCAAGTCTGACGCATTCGAGGAAGAGTGATGGCTAACTACTTCCTCGCCTATCACGAATTAGTCTTATCTCGCCTGGTGGGTGGGGTGACGAAACTTTATCCGCATCAGCGAGAGGCTTTACTGGCAATCTATCATAAGGCGGTGAATGGGGAAATGACGACTATCCCCCGCCAAGCAGCTTTAATTTTAGCGGGGGTGGGAACTGGGAAAACCTTAATTCAAGCTTTAACCCCGTTTGTGCTTGCGCCATATATGACGGGGGAGAAGGCGCTGTTTCTCTCTGATAACTGTACCTTGCGATCGCGCTTTCTGCGAGACTTCCCTACCGACTCTCGCGGCTATCCCCGCTACCACCAGTGGTTGCTATATTCCTTGGAGGTATTACCCCCAGGCGTTCCCCCACCGTGCATTGTGGAGTTGGATGCCAGCAATTTTAATAGTTATGCCTATGCTCTGCAACAGGCTGATATGCTGGTGGGGAATCGTCAGTTTGTCTTGAATTTAGTGAACCGTGGCGATATTGAACCGGAGACGATAGGCGCATTAATAGTAGATGAGGCGCATTTTTCTGCCGCAGCCAGCTATCGAACTATTGTCAATTATTGCCAAGATGCCTTACTGACTTACTTTACCGGATCGAAATTTCGTTCCGACAGCCAGCCATTACCCCAGGTTGAATATACCGAAGTTGTAGAACTCGATGAATGGGGAAATCCTACCCTTCAGTATGCCCCCATTGCCGATTATGAGTTTACCTTACAGCAGGCTTGGAAACTCAACCCGCCGCCGATTAAAAAGCTAACCCTTTCTGAAGCGACATCGGCAGCTTTTTTAATTGAAGAGAACGGGGTAGAGGTGACTTATACACCCGAACAATTCTTTATTAAAGCACAGAGCGATCGCGCCTGGTTCAGACAAATCCTATTTGGCGATCGCTTTACCTTACCCGTGCTACAAATGGCAGTAGATATCCTACTCGCCAAGCGTCAAAAAACAGGTCAACCTCATGCGATGATTGTTCGAGCTTTAAATATTGCTCACGTTCATCGCGTCGCCAAGTTACTGCAAGAGCATTTCCCCATCTTACAAGCCAAAGTTGGTCTAATTCACTCCGAAACCGAAAGTTATGACCTAGCGGGAAGACCTAGCGAGGTTATCCAAAAATTCTATAATGGCGAACTATGGGTTCTCGTCCATTGTGGCATGGTGGGCGTCGGTTTCGATCATGCTTGGGCCAGCGTCTCCTGTTGTTTGTGCGTTCTTAAAAGTCTATCGCCAGCCGAACAGGAATGGGGGCGTATTATTCGCCGAGTTCCCGGAGAGTTACCCGGATATTTTCCAAAATTCGACCATCCCAACTGGGGAGTCGTCGTCACCCATGAAAGTTTAGAAATTCGTCCTCTATTCGAGCAATTTATCCAAGGGGTGGAAAGCGATACAATCCGAGAACGGGATAAAAATTCTAAACTCACCCCTGTTTTAACTACAGAATATGAAGCAGGCGAAACTGTTATCCATTTATCGGATACCGCGAGTTTAAAACCGGGCGATGTGTTGCAAATGACGGTTCCAGTTAACCCAGTTTCTTCGGCTTCTCCTCCGTTTAACTTGGCGCAAGAATTGGGAGTCAGTCAAGTTGCAGAAACCGGAGAACGGTATCAAACTCACTCTACTCAACCTCCCCCAAAAATCGATCCGCCTGCTTCAGCTTGGGAAACCGAAGTTCAGGCTATCCAAACTCATCTAGCGCAACTTCGCAGCTTTCGCCAGTTAAATATTCAAGTAGAAGCTATTTTAGACCCCAATCGCATTCAAATCACCCCCACTTGGCTAGATATTCCAATGGGGATAAAAGTATCTCGTTCTCGTTCTCCTAAACCTCTACCCGATGCCCATTTTTTAGATCATATCAATTTAGATTGGCAAATTATGGTTGGCGAACAGTTACTTTCTTATACGGAATACCGGAAGCGATCGCTCTTACAAAGCAAAGGCTTAGAATTGTCTCCAGAAGGAGAAATCCTAGCGAATGGCGTTCCCCTAACTCAGACGATGCCATCACCCGTCTACGAAGTCTTTCTCAAGGGGCTAGAAGCAGAATTAGCAACCCTTAATCTTGATTTACCTCATTCGGAAACTGTGGCGCGTCCAGACGTGGCTAAACTGGAAATTCAGGCGCGTTATGGCAGCCAAGTCAAAAGTCTGATTCACGATTTGTTTCGCCAACGCCGCTATATTCCAGATGGGGTTGAAGGCACTTCTTTAATTGAACGTCCTGTTAAACTTCTGTCCCAAGAAATAGAACGCGTTCGAGCAAAAGGACAGGAAATTAAGTTTAAGAATAATCAACAACTCTTGCATTCTGCGGTGTTTGCTCATATTAAGGAAAAAACGGGTAAAACCTGGAGCGAACATAGCGAAGAAGAGTATAAGGAAGCCTGTCAAATTGCTAGAATTTATTTAATGCGCTTGCTAGAGCAGTTGCAGTGGCGGAAGTATTAAAAAGCTGAATAAAATACAGTAGGTGAATTATGTGCGGACGATTTAGTTTAACGGTTTCTCCAGAAGCCATTGCTCAACAGTTTAAATTATCCCAAGTCCCCGATAGCCAGCCGCGCTATAATATTGCGCCTTCTCAAAATATTGCAACTTTGGTGAAGCGCAAAGAAGCCCCGGAAAAGCAATTTCAATGGATGCGTTGGGGATTGGTTCCTTCTTGGGCAAAAGATATCAAAATTGGCTATAAGTTAATTAATGCTAGGGTGGAAACGGTGACAGAGAAACCCAGTTTTCGGAGTGCCATTAAACAACGGCGCTGCTTAATTCTGGCTGATGGTTTCTACGAATGGCAGAAACAAGGCAAGCAGAAACAACCCTATTATTTTCAATTAGAATCAGGGGAGGTGTTTGCGTTTGCTGGTTTATGGGAAACCTGGAATTCTCCGGAAGACGAACGGGTAATTTCTTGTACGATTTTAACCACAGCAGCCGATGCGGTTGTGAGTCCCATTCATGAGAGAATGCCGATTATTGTGCCTTCTCAGCATTATCAGGCGTGGCTCGATCCAGAGGTAACAACGCCTCAAGATATTTTACCTTTATTGAGCGATCGCGATCGCTTGCAAGCCAAACCCGCAAGTACAATGGTGAACAATCCCAAATATGATTCCCCAGCTTTAGCGGTTAGTGCTGAGTAAGGTTGGAGTTAGGAGTACCGTTAAGGGAACTAGAATTTAAGAGTTCCTCTCGTTGCTGTACTCCAACTCCTCATTGGGTTGAAAATTAGGCCGTTTTGGGCAAATCTGTCTTTAAGGCGACGGCTTTATCCCAAAGATCGGTGAGTAAATATTTGTGTTGCTGAATATCAGACTTCTTCGCCTGACGGAACCCGGCTTCTCGGATCTCTTCGGGAACGGGTTTAGAGATAATATCGCGAACCTCTTCAATACTGTTATACAGATACCCCGCGCCACCCATATACTCATCGAGATCCGGGCGAATGCGCGGCATACAAACGCCAACGCCTGCGGCTTGGGCTTCTGCGATCGCCATTGGCCATCCCACCGTCGCTAAATCAAATGCTGCCGTATACACCAGCCATTGATGCTTCTTATATTCTGCCAGCATTTCGCTCGGTTCTACGGGTAAAATGATGTTGACTGGGTTGCCTTTGTGGGCATTAATCTCATGGAGTCGATCCACTTGATACCCCAGGGCGTAGAGGTTAAACTGCTGTTCGGGCAGCCAGGAAGCCAGTTCAATATAGTCTTCCATCTTCTTCTTAGGAATTGCTGCACCCGTATTCATAATCGCCTGACCGTTGGGAGAGCGATCGTAAAATAGGGAATAGTTAATAACGGGGTAGCAGTCAATCAGTTTATCAGAACGAATTCCCGCCTGTTCTAGATAAGGACGGGCAAACGGAAACGTGAGAACGCCCAAACAGAGATCGTGGTTTGCCCAGTGGAGGTTGTTTTTAATATTAGCAACCTTTTGAAATTGGGGCGTATTCCGTTCTAGCAACTGTCGAATTTGACCCCGCCAATTTTTCGGGCGCAAAGCGAGAGTATCGTAGGAGTGCGATCGCACGGTGAAGGGAATGCCTAAAGAAGTCGCTAGCGGCGCTACAAATTCTAGCTGATTGAGGTAATGCGTATGAATGACATCGGGCTTAACCTGTGCGATTAAATCCCGAACGGCTTCGGGTTCTGTTAAATGGTGATAGGGGTAGTGGTTTTGGTAAGGAACATCTGAGGGTTTGCGAGAAACAATCGTAA
This genomic interval from Desertifilum tharense IPPAS B-1220 contains the following:
- a CDS encoding ABC transporter substrate-binding protein, whose amino-acid sequence is MNYPKLLSKRWQRLSQFFGLFSLCFLLVVSCASQTTTQNSTLGGASNPRVNIGTTLKVRTLDPADSYEIASGNLLYNLGDRLYTYRSGTTELTPQLATALPTISDDKLTYTIPLRQGVLFHDGTSFNAEAMAFSLNRFMENEGTPAFLLKDIVESVNATGEYELTIKLQQPFAAFPELLTFPGTAAISPQAYQIGTGQFKPDTFVGTGPYKLAQFGTDVIRLDVFEDYWGEKPQNQGVDIQLFTSSSNLFNAFRTRAIDVASGTLDSEQIKSLEKETQRQGWQEITADGNSVNYMVLNVNSEPLNRVEVRQALAAIVDRNILNQRVLQDLAEPLYSLIPDTFPSHKPVFEQYGDGNAEKAKQLLTQAGFSQANPAVVEIWYSSNSTKRSLVASTLKAIADQKMDGILQLELKSVESTTAFQNLDKGIYPTFLLDWYADYFDPDNYIQPFLDCNEGSATEGCKVGASQNHGSFYYNTEVVNLIRQQRQETDRDRRYAILGQIQDILARDVPFIPMWLDRDYAFAQKGINGVRLEPTQKLLFSSISK
- a CDS encoding DEAD/DEAH box helicase, encoding MANYFLAYHELVLSRLVGGVTKLYPHQREALLAIYHKAVNGEMTTIPRQAALILAGVGTGKTLIQALTPFVLAPYMTGEKALFLSDNCTLRSRFLRDFPTDSRGYPRYHQWLLYSLEVLPPGVPPPCIVELDASNFNSYAYALQQADMLVGNRQFVLNLVNRGDIEPETIGALIVDEAHFSAAASYRTIVNYCQDALLTYFTGSKFRSDSQPLPQVEYTEVVELDEWGNPTLQYAPIADYEFTLQQAWKLNPPPIKKLTLSEATSAAFLIEENGVEVTYTPEQFFIKAQSDRAWFRQILFGDRFTLPVLQMAVDILLAKRQKTGQPHAMIVRALNIAHVHRVAKLLQEHFPILQAKVGLIHSETESYDLAGRPSEVIQKFYNGELWVLVHCGMVGVGFDHAWASVSCCLCVLKSLSPAEQEWGRIIRRVPGELPGYFPKFDHPNWGVVVTHESLEIRPLFEQFIQGVESDTIRERDKNSKLTPVLTTEYEAGETVIHLSDTASLKPGDVLQMTVPVNPVSSASPPFNLAQELGVSQVAETGERYQTHSTQPPPKIDPPASAWETEVQAIQTHLAQLRSFRQLNIQVEAILDPNRIQITPTWLDIPMGIKVSRSRSPKPLPDAHFLDHINLDWQIMVGEQLLSYTEYRKRSLLQSKGLELSPEGEILANGVPLTQTMPSPVYEVFLKGLEAELATLNLDLPHSETVARPDVAKLEIQARYGSQVKSLIHDLFRQRRYIPDGVEGTSLIERPVKLLSQEIERVRAKGQEIKFKNNQQLLHSAVFAHIKEKTGKTWSEHSEEEYKEACQIARIYLMRLLEQLQWRKY
- a CDS encoding SOS response-associated peptidase, which codes for MCGRFSLTVSPEAIAQQFKLSQVPDSQPRYNIAPSQNIATLVKRKEAPEKQFQWMRWGLVPSWAKDIKIGYKLINARVETVTEKPSFRSAIKQRRCLILADGFYEWQKQGKQKQPYYFQLESGEVFAFAGLWETWNSPEDERVISCTILTTAADAVVSPIHERMPIIVPSQHYQAWLDPEVTTPQDILPLLSDRDRLQAKPASTMVNNPKYDSPALAVSAE
- a CDS encoding SDR family oxidoreductase gives rise to the protein MNIAIIGCGYVGSAMARFWQTQGFNLTATTTTPDKLESLASMAQTVKLVRGDDAESLKATLQGQEVVLLSVGAKNANSYAETYLQTAQTLADVLPQVPTVRQVIYTGSYAVYGDRQGAEVTETTPVAPVNSNGEILVQTEQTLLNAATDTLNICILRLGGIYGPGRELVKIWGRVAGTTRPGDGSDITNWVHLDDIVGAIEFARANPLNGIYNLVDDAHLPQAELLSQVYQTHNLPPVQWDASQKSSRPYNAKVSNQKIKEAGYQLLHPQMQF
- a CDS encoding HNH endonuclease codes for the protein MGRCFTASQRLLLLRKAGYRCQHCGVPLTPDNFAADHRIPYSKGGATEVWNGQALCRGCNLLKSDAFEEE
- a CDS encoding glycosyltransferase, with amino-acid sequence MKKASILYIIRGYPQISQTYVKTELEAVYEDYEVTIVSRKPSDVPYQNHYPYHHLTEPEAVRDLIAQVKPDVIHTHYLNQLEFVAPLATSLGIPFTVRSHSYDTLALRPKNWRGQIRQLLERNTPQFQKVANIKNNLHWANHDLCLGVLTFPFARPYLEQAGIRSDKLIDCYPVINYSLFYDRSPNGQAIMNTGAAIPKKKMEDYIELASWLPEQQFNLYALGYQVDRLHEINAHKGNPVNIILPVEPSEMLAEYKKHQWLVYTAAFDLATVGWPMAIAEAQAAGVGVCMPRIRPDLDEYMGGAGYLYNSIEEVRDIISKPVPEEIREAGFRQAKKSDIQQHKYLLTDLWDKAVALKTDLPKTA